One part of the Haliotis asinina isolate JCU_RB_2024 chromosome 2, JCU_Hal_asi_v2, whole genome shotgun sequence genome encodes these proteins:
- the LOC137272738 gene encoding uncharacterized protein, with product MGYEAETRKTACLYGLLTFILLQSVAFVCISLWQDSRLEYFRSTISRKREAIDLFEAECQVTHVQNSTPEVSHARVRRQSPTVVDFMRDFLSTQEKALEQVCTKRQDLCIPGPKGVTGDKGVMGPRGDRGENGTTGLKGDQGPVGHPGTRGEKGAKGVKGLPGNEGTPGVNGTNGAVGQKGEAGPKGDPGLPGNNGTYGLAGVKGDPGVKGQAGTKGAPGILGVKGNPGPKGVAGQKGDPGQQGPEGLLLHDDCFCLNEFEITGNFSDTINVAYGAPLSLSCDFNKLDVPITWVKDNGPISKRGIVTGNNLHFQQVLKDDGGTYRCVGPKGILGYNSKSTEIVVGKIYEYDCDFESSCSWEDETTDVMDWILYKGSTPSMGTGPSNDHTLENANGHYIYLESSSGTAGSSATFRSPPLGTSHHFCLTFWYHMYGQSMGSLQVKIMTAQSTSSPIWMKQGSQGNEWRLAKVDLLPQSVNYYIVITGVRGDSYFGDIGIDDIIVLDGACP from the exons ATGGGATATGAAGCAGAAACACGTAAGACGGCGTGTCTGTACGGACTACTTACCTTCATCCTGCTGCAGTCGGTAGCCTTCGTCTGTATCAGTCTGTGGCAAGACTCGCGTCTGGAGTACTTCCGGTCTACAATTTCAAGGAAAAGGGAGGCAATCGACCTGTTTGAGGCCGAATGTCAGGTGACCCACGTGCAG AATAGTACACCGGAAGTTTCCCATGCGCGTGTCCGGCGGCAAAGTCCGACAGTTGTTGATTTCATGCGGGATTTCCTGTCGACTCAG GAAAAAGCACTTGAACAAGTCTGCACTAAGAGGCAAGACTTGTGTATTCCGG gacctAAAGGTGTTACCGGAGACAAGGGTGTCATGG GTCCACGTGGGGACCGTGGGGAAAATGGCACCACGGGATTAAAGGGAGACCAAGGTCCTGTCGGGCACCCTGGAACCAGAGGTGAAAAGGGGGCTAAAGGAGTCAAAGGTCTTCCTGGGAATGAGGGAACACCGGGTGTTAATGGAACGAATGGTGCCGTGGGTCAGAAAGGCGAAGCTGGGCCTAAAGGTGATCCTGGTCTCCCTGGTAACAACGGCACGTATGGTTTAGCGGGAGTGAAGGGAGACCCTGGTGTCAAGGGACAGGCAGGAACGAAAGGGGCGCCAGGAATCCTCGGTGTGAAGGGGAACCCAGGGCCAAAGGGTGTGGCAGGACAGAAAGGGGACCCTGGGCAACAGGGTCCTGAGGGACTCTTGCtgcatgatgactgtttctGTCTAA atgaattCGAAATTACTGGCAATTTCAGCGACACCATTAATGTGGCGTATGGAGCTCCGCTGTCACTCAGCTGCGACTTCAACAAGCTTGATGTTCCGATAACGTGGGTGAAAGACAACGGACCAATCAGCAAACGTGGCATCGTAACCGGAAACAACCTCCATTTCCAACAGGTGTTGAAGGATGACGGCGGGACGTATCGCTGCGTTGGACCCAAGGGCATATTGGGATACAACTCAAAGTCAACAGAAATAGTAGTTGGCA AGATCTACGAGTACGACTGTGACTTCGAGAGTTCCTGCTCATGGGAGGACGAGACGACAGATGTGATGGATTGGATCCTGTACAAAGGCAGCACGCCGTCCATGGGAACGGGACCCTCTAACGACCACACCTTAGAAAATG CGAACGGCCATTACATATACCTTGAGTCATCGTCGGGCACTGCTGGCAGTTCGGCGACCTTCCGTTCCCCTCCACTCGGCACCAGCCACCACTTCTGTCTGACGTTCTGGTATCACATGTACGGCCAAAGTATGGGCTCTCTTCAGGTCAAAATCATG ACTGCACAGAGCACGAGCAGCCCCATATGGATGAAACAGGGAAGCCAGGGTAACGAATGGAGGTTGGCCAAAGTTGATCTTCTTCCTCAATCCGTCAACTACTACATCGTGATCACCGGCGTCAGGGGAGATAGCTACTTCGGAGACATTGGCATTGACGACATCATCGTCTTAGACGGCGCTTGTCCTTAG
- the LOC137271921 gene encoding uncharacterized protein: MHPIDFTIILYQSVRKTSYTLDTDVAAADCVSDGTMLSVVVPCLVVAFLPTVLSTFGTEEKNSLDEFIHTVMKCRNVSGLSIALVKKRHIVHTAGYGVANVVTGVRMTDQTLINTASITKSFTATLAADAVAKGLTDWETPIRKLLGPRFKLQNEFRTKRTSLKDLLSHRLGMPSYYGLSQAVLNLTIEQLAHRLQYFPVLYQFRSRYIYSNFLYVLAGLVLQRATGTMWGDAIVNNIFKPLGMENSRVVSQLSDADVRDMAYSCTIVNSTCLHNEERLLLPVIRQAQAAAGVFSTARDMAKWLQFHLKGGKNANGYQILNRTALKETYRPHIVLERSGITRARFPVVNLDFTYALGWMNGVYRGYKKLSHTGAFSGYRLMQTLLPEEGVGVWVAITSFAPNQQTIIRDIITMYSLDLMLGKNQWLGTATACMYPEPWGRAPHKEKITRAPRPAVNQDPNFINKTEYVGKYFHKAFGKFEIIIKNETLRFAFGLLLKGTLQPSTSRDVMYQQPEPPYNHLPRDVVHFSKPLYFLRHHNGSVAALKVPFLEPSIPPVFVKDDPEAVGFLEEPMNIITPSHITSGTTFTDSCFILIIVSSISQF, encoded by the exons ATGCATCCGATCGACTTCACGATAATCCTTTACCAGTCTGTACGAAAAACGTCGTACACGTTAGACACAGATGTAGCGGCGGCTGACTGTGTCTCAGACGGGACAATGTTAAGCGTGGTGGTTCCTTGTTTGGTGGTAGCTTTCCTTCCTACTGTCTTGTCAACGTTTGGGACAGAGGAGAAGAATTCCTTGGATGAGTTCATCCACACGGTGATGAAATGTCGTAACGTAAGCGGTCTCAGTATTGCGTTGGTTAAAAAGCGGCACATCGTCCATACGGCAGGCTATGGTGTGGCCAACGTTGTTACGGGTGTTAGGATGACGGACCAAACACTTATCAACACCGCATCTATTACGAAGTCGTTTACAGCAACGCTGGCGGCAGATGCCGTTGCGAAGGGACTGACGGATTGGGAGACGCCGATACGAAAGTTGTTAGGTCCGAGGTTCAAACTCCAGAATGAATTCCGCACCAAGCGAACATCCCTGAAGGATCTACTGTCCCATCGCCTCGGTATGCCGTCGTATTATGGTCTGAGCCAAGCCGTACTGAACCTAACGATAGAACAGTTGGCACA TCGCCTACAGTATTTCCCGGTGTTGTACCAATTCCGTAGTCGCTATATCTACAGCAACTTCCTGTACGTCTTGGCAGGACTGGTGCTGCAGCGGGCTACGGGTACAATGTGGGGCGACGCCATCGTTAACAACATCTTCAAGCCTCTAG GGATGGAAAACAGTCGCGTAGTGTCCCAGCTCTCTGACGCCGACGTCAGGGACATGGCCTACTCCTGCACCATCGTCAACAGCACCTGTCTGCATAACGAGGAGCGACTCCTACTGCC AGTTATCCGACAAGCCCAGGCAGCTGCGGGGGTGTTCAGCACAGCTAGAGACATGGCCAAGTGGCTCCAATTCCACCTCAAAGGGGGAAAG AATGCTAATGGGTACCAGATCTTGAACCGCACTGCTCTGAAGGAGACATACAGGCCTCATATCGTCCTTGAGAGATCAGGCATCACGCGGGCCCGATTTCCGGTCGTAAACCTCGACTTCACATACGCCCTCGGCTGGATGAACGGAGTTTACAGAG GTTACAAGAAGTTGAGTCACACGGGAGCGTTCAGCGGATACCGCCTGATGCAGACGCTGCTCCCCGAGGAGGGTGTCGGGGTATGGGTGGCCATCACAAGCTTCGCGCCAAATCAGCAGACGATAATCAGGGACATCATCACCATGTACAGCCTTGACCTCATGCTAG GCAAAAACCAGTGGCTCGGGACGGCAACCGCCTGTATGTATCCAGAGCCATGGGGAAGAGCTCCGCACAAAGAGAAGATAACTCGTGCTCCACGTCCGGCTGTCAATCAAGATCCAAACTTCATCAACAAGACAGAATATGTGggcaaatattttcataaagcgTTTGGGaagtttgaaataattatcaaaAACGAAACTCTTCGTTTCGCATTCGGCCTGTTACTCAAAGGAACACTGCAGCCTTCGACGTCACGTGACGTCATGTACCAGCAGCCGGAACCCCCGTATAACCATTTACCACGTGACGTTGTCCACTTCAGCAAGCCACTCTACTTTCTCAGACACCACAATGGATCCGTCGCTGCTCTCAAAGTTCCATTCCTCGAACCCTCCATACCGCCGGTGTTCGTTAAAGATGACCCGGAAGCAGTTGGTTTTCTAGAAGAACCAATGAACATTATTACGCCAAGTCACATCACATCCGGAACTACTTTCACCGACAGCTGCTTCATTCTAATTATTGTTTCATCCATATCCCAGTTCTAA
- the LOC137271920 gene encoding uncharacterized protein, translating into MFQELASLFLVLGTCFGHLESPKRDAATLADLERYVNDVMSCRDVKGLSLALVKRDGSVYTNGFGLRDITTNAPMTETTLLNIGSETKAFTATLAADAVARKLVTWDEPLRNIFPSGFQLQDKFRSERASLRDLLSHRLGMPSYWGVTTAVMNLTITEIAERLKDFPVLYEFRQRFLYSNYLFVAAGAAVETATGEMWEDAVYNHIYKPLNMTGSRVSTTLTDADWSNTAYSYTIINSTAVQNPEKALMPMVREINPAAGVYTNAVDMAKWMKFHITRGKDSSGRQVITESVLKETYDASMTMGLDGISRDTFPVDNLSFDYGLGWMKGIYNGFVKTFHTGEYSSYSATLTFLPDVGVGVWVGITGSRNGEGETVRDVITMYALDVLLGESPWLNSTTGCTYPSPWDPPKQTRDRRNAHDGDVTSDDSTDVSDYIGNYFHPAFGTFSVFQDGGQLKYSFGVLLRGDLNLQSRDQFYQTLDFPLTFRMVDFPEYPKGLPVSFSRNDQGAVSSVKIPYLEFSEPPVFNRAPSH; encoded by the exons ATGTTCCAGGAACTCGCTTCCTTGTTTTTGGTACTAGGAACATGTTTTGGTCATCTGGAAAGTCCTAAACGTGATGCAGCCACACTTGCAGATCTTGAACGCTATGTCAACGACGTCATGAGTTGTCGCGACGTCAAAGGTTTGTCTCTTGCTCTGGTTAAACGCGACGGGAGTGTCTATACGAATGGGTTTGGACTGAGGGACATCACAACGAACGCGCCGATGACGGAGACAACATTGCTCAATATCGGGTCGGAGACGAAGGCGTTCACAGCAACCCTTGCTGCTGATGCCGTTGCTAGGAAGTTGGTCACCTGGGACGAGCCTCTCAGGAATATTTTTCCAAGCGGATTCCAGCTCCAGGACAAGTTCCGGTCGGAACGGGCTTCTCTCCGAGATCTCCTGTCTCACCGTCTCGGCATGCCGTCGTATTGGGGAGTCACCACCGCCGTCATGAACCTCACCATCACTGAGATAGCTGA ACGTCTGAAGGACTTTCCTGTTCTCTACGAGTTCCGCCAGCGCTTCCTGTACAGCAATTACCTATTCGTGGCGGCAGGGGCGGCTGTGGAGACAGCTACTGGCGAGATGTGGGAGGACGCCGTCTACAACCACATCTACAAACCTCTAA ATATGACCGGAAGTCGCGTCAGTACGACGTTGACAGACGCTGATTGGTCCAACACCGCGTATTCCTATACCATCATAAACTCGACGGCTGTGCAGAACCCAGAGAAAGCCTTAATGCC GATGGTGCGGGAGATAAACCCTGCTGCTGGAGTCTACACTAACGCTGTGGACATGGCCAAGTGGATGAAGTTCCACATCACTAGAGGCAAG GACAGCTCGGGACGTCAGGTGATAACTGAGTCGGTGCTGAAGGAGACGTACGACGCCTCCATGACAATGGGCCTAGATGGCATCAGTCGCGACACTTTCCCTGTCGACAATCTCAGCTTCGACTACGGCCTTGGTTGGATGAAGGGAATTTACAATG GCTTCGTGAAGACGTTCCACACGGGTGAGTACAGCAGCTACAGCGCCACCCTCACCTTCCTCCCTGATGTCGGGGTGGGAGTGTGGGTCGGCATCACCGGCAGCAGGAACGGGGAGGGGGAAACTGTCCGTGACGTCATCACAATGTACGCCCTCGACGTATTGCTAG GTGAGAGTCCGTGGCTAAACTCAACAACAGGGTGCACGTACCCAAGTCCCTGGGACCCCCCGAAACAGACCCGAGACAGACGGAATGCTCATGACGGTGACGTAACGTCAGACGACTCTACCGACGTCAGCGACTACATAGGCAACTATTTTCACCCAGCGTTCGGGACGTTCAGTGTGTTTCAAGATGGTGGCCAGCTGAAGTACTCGTTCGGCGTACTGCTCCGCGGTGACCTTAACCTTCAGTCACGTGACCAGTTCTACCAGACACTGGATTTTCCACTCACGTTTCGAATGGTCGATTTTCCCGAATACCCGAAAGGGCTTCCTGTCTCCTTCTCCAGGAACGACCAGGGTGCCGTGTCCTCAGTTAAAATCCCATATCTGGAATTCAGTGAACCGCCAGTCTTCAACAGGGCACCAAGTCACTGA